The Coregonus clupeaformis isolate EN_2021a chromosome 20, ASM2061545v1, whole genome shotgun sequence genome contains a region encoding:
- the pdcb gene encoding phosducin b, with translation MSGNVDEEEANVTHTGPKGVINDWRRFKLESMDQESLPPQKRELLRQMSSPHRPKDDGRGGLNRKMSVQEYELIKEDDEKCMKKYRKQCMQEMHERLSFGPKFEGVYELDSGEAFLEVIEKEHRLTVVVVHIYKEGIKGCEALNSCLDCLATEYTSVKFCRIDAAATGAGERFTDSVLPTMLVYKAGELLGNFLATNQHFNEEFFATDVEAFLNGYGLLPEKDVVVGGEEEEAAVDVEAVE, from the exons ATGTCTGGAAACGTCGATGAGGAGGAGGCCAATGTCACCCACACAG GCCCAAAGGGAGTGATCAATGACTGGAGGAGGTTTAAGCTTGAGAGCATGGACCAGGAGTCCCTGCCCCCCCAGAAGAGAGAGCTGCTCAGGCAGATGTCCTCCCCACACAGGCCCAAAGACGACGGCAGGGGAGGCCTCAACCGCAAG ATGAGCGTACAGGAGTACGAGCTGATTAAGGAGGATGACGAGAAGTGCATGAAAAAGTACCGCAAGCAGTGCATGCAGGAGATGCACGAGCGCCTCAGCTTCGGGCCCAAGTTCGAGGGTGTGTACGAGCTGGACAGCGGCGAGGCATTCCTGGAGGTAATTGAGAAGGAGCACCGGCTCACCGTGGTGGTTGTGCACATCTACAAGGAAGGGATCAAAGGTTGCGAGGCGCTCAACTCCTGCCTGGACTGCCTGGCCACCGAGTACACCAGCGTCAAGTTTTGCAGGATTGACGCGGCGGCGACTGGTGCGGGGGAGCGCTTCACTGACAGCGTCCTGCCCACCATGCTGGTGTACAAGGCCGGCGAGCTGCTGGGGAACTTCCTGGCCACCAACCAGCACTTCAACGAGGAGTTCTTCGCCACCGACGTGGAGGCTTTCCTCAACGGCTACGGCCTGCTGCCGGAGAAAGATGTAGTGGTtggtggagaggaagagg